From a single Gimesia fumaroli genomic region:
- a CDS encoding metallophosphoesterase family protein — protein sequence MQHFINILHLTDLHIGGERTDIARAQFNNAVDALYHCLESIKNEPRGEAANDDWRPQMIAISGDIAYSGSMEEFRDAGKLISRICQLFNLDSKSVVLCPGNHDRNTRRVSGITYPGSSHEADDWLAPENFVIDKKNDAAAPLSIPFQNFYRFCDSSKFLKPEGLSGLEYLTGVCQPSTQKGLDFIVLNSSWFCKPKGNDIRNLWLGLPLLEKMQSSRQITRTDVLTDHRIRIALVHHPKDWLNEEEHDTYSNRPNTFRYLAERCDIILSGHVHGALEPPTRSYDRALVFSGGASYAGHRFRNNFSIIQIDVDDLTVRRRGFEYDSRETVWIESERARGIYPLRKKSPPNTLFPNTKAIQLSGEWESDFWIEGANDLRKPSHRLQIEQKKQGKKISVTGKVKTGDEALRFSFDGFLKNGYITGTWEGQSRPSPRYGVFQLRVEENQQTLSGRWLGFNRDGTINVGKWKAVKINRTSKKKSSPS from the coding sequence ATGCAGCATTTTATAAACATCCTGCACCTTACGGATCTACATATTGGTGGTGAGCGAACTGATATTGCACGCGCACAATTCAACAATGCAGTTGATGCACTTTATCATTGCTTGGAATCTATCAAGAATGAACCGCGAGGTGAAGCAGCAAACGACGACTGGCGACCTCAGATGATCGCTATATCAGGCGACATTGCGTATTCTGGTTCCATGGAAGAATTTCGAGATGCGGGTAAGTTAATCAGCCGAATTTGTCAACTATTCAATCTTGACTCTAAAAGCGTAGTTCTCTGTCCAGGAAACCATGACCGAAATACGCGGAGAGTTAGCGGAATAACATATCCCGGTTCTTCTCACGAGGCAGATGACTGGTTAGCTCCTGAAAACTTTGTGATCGACAAGAAAAATGACGCAGCCGCACCATTATCCATTCCCTTTCAGAATTTCTACAGATTTTGTGATTCTTCAAAGTTCCTCAAACCTGAAGGGTTGAGTGGACTTGAATATTTAACAGGAGTTTGTCAACCAAGTACTCAAAAGGGCTTAGACTTCATCGTTCTGAATTCATCCTGGTTTTGTAAGCCCAAAGGCAACGATATCCGAAATTTATGGCTTGGCTTACCGTTGTTGGAAAAAATGCAAAGCAGCAGGCAGATTACACGAACAGACGTCCTCACGGATCACCGAATTCGTATTGCTCTCGTCCATCATCCCAAGGATTGGTTAAACGAAGAAGAACATGACACATACTCAAATCGACCTAACACTTTCAGATACTTGGCTGAACGATGTGATATCATTTTATCTGGACATGTTCATGGTGCCCTAGAACCTCCGACACGTTCATATGATCGGGCTCTGGTATTTTCAGGCGGCGCAAGCTATGCCGGACACCGTTTTCGGAATAATTTTTCAATTATTCAGATTGACGTGGATGACTTAACTGTTCGTCGGCGTGGCTTCGAATATGACTCTCGCGAAACAGTCTGGATTGAAAGCGAACGTGCCAGAGGCATTTACCCCCTACGCAAAAAGTCGCCGCCAAATACACTCTTCCCAAATACAAAGGCTATCCAACTATCTGGCGAGTGGGAAAGTGACTTCTGGATCGAGGGGGCAAATGATCTGCGCAAACCAAGCCATAGGCTGCAAATCGAGCAAAAAAAGCAAGGCAAGAAGATTTCTGTAACAGGAAAAGTAAAGACGGGTGATGAAGCACTCCGTTTCTCTTTTGATGGGTTTCTTAAAAATGGCTACATTACTGGGACATGGGAAGGACAAAGTCGTCCAAGCCCTCGCTATGGAGTTTTTCAGCTCAGAGTCGAAGAGAATCAACAGACTTTGAGCGGACGTTGGCTTGGTTTCAATCGAGATGGAACGATTAACGTTGGAAAGTGGAAGGCTGTGAAAATAAATCGAACCAGTAAGAAAAAATCATCCCCTTCCTGA
- a CDS encoding aldehyde dehydrogenase family protein codes for MPSWPEKMFIDGKWIDGHSSTSWTITNPATREPLAEIAMADASDVDLAVTAARRAFDKGEWRRMDGLERGRLLYKLAEKVREAAEDLAMTDTLNIGKPIRDTLGFDIPCGADMLESYAGLPDKIAGHSYGGLADNVTMQFREPMGVIAAIVPWNYPLTNAAIKLAPILACGNTVVLKPSEVSPLSALMLAKLAEEVGFPPGVINVIHGTGAEAGTALVKHPGINKIAFTGRHETGAQLMEAAKEGMKGVLLELGGKTPSVVFPDAPLDHVVNGVITGIFCHLGQICVAGSRLLVHESQHDELLEAIIAKAKGLKQGDPTDPEMHLGCLATPTHCDFVRTRVEQAKQEGARLVLSGEVSDDPLDCFYPPTIFDQVSPDMAVAKEEVFGPVLSVLTYKTEEEAIRIANDSDFGLMANIWTTDGTRALRVARELQAGRISINGGGYLRPNVPIYGYKKSGFGAELGFIEAAHEFCNSKSVIYSLATEKSPWPE; via the coding sequence ATGCCATCCTGGCCAGAAAAAATGTTTATCGATGGAAAATGGATCGACGGTCATTCCAGCACCAGTTGGACGATCACCAACCCGGCGACCCGCGAACCGCTGGCAGAAATTGCGATGGCCGATGCCAGTGACGTCGACCTTGCCGTCACCGCAGCCCGCCGCGCGTTTGACAAAGGCGAATGGCGGCGGATGGATGGCCTGGAGCGCGGACGTCTGCTGTATAAGCTGGCCGAGAAGGTACGTGAGGCGGCTGAAGACCTCGCCATGACCGACACGCTCAATATCGGCAAACCGATTCGCGATACACTGGGCTTTGACATTCCCTGTGGTGCCGACATGCTGGAAAGCTACGCCGGGCTTCCCGATAAAATCGCCGGTCACTCCTATGGGGGACTCGCCGATAACGTAACCATGCAGTTCCGCGAACCGATGGGTGTCATCGCGGCCATTGTTCCCTGGAATTATCCGCTGACCAACGCCGCCATCAAGCTGGCACCAATCCTCGCCTGCGGAAACACGGTCGTCCTGAAACCATCCGAAGTCTCTCCACTGTCTGCCTTGATGCTGGCGAAGCTGGCCGAAGAAGTCGGCTTCCCGCCCGGCGTGATCAATGTGATTCACGGAACGGGTGCGGAAGCAGGAACGGCGCTGGTGAAACATCCCGGCATCAATAAAATCGCCTTCACCGGTCGCCATGAAACCGGCGCCCAGTTGATGGAAGCCGCCAAAGAGGGCATGAAAGGCGTGCTACTCGAACTGGGGGGCAAGACGCCGAGCGTGGTCTTCCCGGATGCACCGCTAGACCACGTCGTCAATGGCGTGATCACCGGTATTTTCTGTCACCTCGGTCAGATCTGCGTCGCCGGCTCTCGTCTATTGGTACATGAAAGCCAGCACGATGAACTGCTGGAAGCGATCATCGCTAAAGCCAAAGGACTGAAGCAGGGGGATCCTACCGATCCCGAAATGCACCTGGGTTGTCTCGCCACGCCGACGCACTGCGACTTCGTTCGCACCCGCGTCGAACAGGCGAAACAGGAAGGGGCCCGCCTGGTCCTTTCGGGGGAAGTCTCCGACGATCCTCTCGACTGCTTCTATCCGCCGACCATCTTCGACCAGGTCTCTCCAGACATGGCCGTCGCGAAAGAAGAAGTCTTCGGCCCCGTTTTAAGCGTGTTGACCTACAAAACGGAAGAAGAAGCGATCCGCATCGCCAATGATTCCGACTTCGGTCTGATGGCCAACATCTGGACCACCGATGGCACACGGGCGCTGCGGGTTGCTCGCGAATTGCAGGCCGGCCGCATTTCGATCAACGGCGGCGGTTACCTGCGTCCCAACGTGCCGATCTACGGTTACAAGAAAAGTGGCTTCGGAGCAGAACTCGGTTTCATCGAAGCGGCCCACGAATTCTGTAATTCGAAATCTGTCATCTATTCACTGGCGACAGAGAAATCTCCCTGGCCCGAGTAA
- a CDS encoding fatty acid cis/trans isomerase, translated as MKLKVHHAVVGLLILVVAGAIAGSLLWEEARVESAWGPFVYVPPAYPETTGSDLDGEFYLDKIQPIFNRRCIVCHGCLDSPCLLKLTCYEGLLRGARKGNPDGTHLFAEKPVRLTDQPSLAAWREQGFCPVVEQEGPSAERPAKSILFRMLVAGTEHNQPPFSLKPVQPVYQAINKHVCPCEQGIDDYLKQRPKAGMPFAMPALSPEENQLFSEWISAGSPGPTARVMAEVGKLAQPEVIARWEAFLNQDVPLSPLVSRFIFEHAFLATLHFDESPGEYFRLVRSTTPPIQVTTDKDGKEVVTASPVHEIKTARPYDTPYLKGVDQFYYRLKKVTESRVQKSLFLWKLNDSKLKRLDELFFQVEPVPGKSLKSDFASHNPFEVFQAIPARSRALFMVENSHLIVSGMIRGPVCVGNLATYAIKDNFWVFFVDPAHDPSVLKPELGLQSWNDFMGYGITGNVKYNDAYNRMLDKYKPTGYEINDIWDGNQKNSNAWLTILRNETNATVLRGRQGGIPPTFWLIDYSGFERLYYSLVVNYEYYGSVEQKLSTWEFMSRLRQEFEDNFLRLLPVDERQRYRDLWTRGIGQELLFRMPFPGENVGKGLEVEGTDPISGVLGKIQRRFTEVVSGPHDLLNPGRKPDVKLSDPIDDFAGWEAAVSTLTMRTQLTFTRFLPSNTFVRLTKGKESRVYSLVANRSYAFNNVVFDENGARQPELDTVSAYHGLVGDFPNLIIDLKLEDASAFLTELDAVSTTEEWTAWKTKFGTLRNMAGFWPLLDWLTDWNFSNRQPDAGYFDLKYYMLLDSMH; from the coding sequence TTGAAACTCAAGGTACACCACGCGGTTGTTGGATTGCTCATTCTGGTTGTGGCGGGTGCGATCGCCGGCAGTCTGCTCTGGGAGGAAGCACGCGTTGAATCAGCGTGGGGGCCGTTTGTTTATGTCCCACCCGCGTATCCGGAAACAACCGGCTCTGATCTCGATGGTGAATTCTATCTCGATAAGATTCAGCCGATATTTAACCGACGGTGTATTGTCTGTCATGGCTGTCTCGATTCACCCTGTCTGCTCAAACTCACTTGTTACGAAGGTTTACTCCGCGGTGCGCGGAAAGGGAACCCGGATGGCACACATCTGTTTGCCGAGAAGCCGGTCCGTCTGACTGACCAGCCTTCTTTAGCAGCCTGGCGTGAGCAGGGGTTTTGTCCGGTAGTGGAACAGGAAGGACCGTCGGCAGAGCGGCCCGCGAAGAGTATTCTGTTTCGGATGCTGGTCGCTGGCACCGAGCATAACCAGCCTCCCTTTAGTTTGAAGCCGGTACAGCCGGTTTACCAGGCGATTAACAAACATGTTTGTCCGTGCGAACAGGGGATCGACGACTATTTGAAGCAGCGACCGAAGGCGGGGATGCCGTTCGCGATGCCCGCGCTGTCGCCTGAGGAGAATCAACTCTTTTCCGAGTGGATCTCTGCCGGTTCGCCGGGACCGACGGCACGTGTGATGGCCGAGGTCGGGAAACTGGCACAGCCGGAAGTCATCGCTCGCTGGGAAGCGTTTTTGAATCAGGATGTTCCACTGTCGCCGTTGGTGAGTCGGTTTATTTTCGAACATGCATTTCTGGCGACGTTGCATTTCGACGAGTCGCCAGGCGAGTATTTCCGACTGGTCCGCTCCACGACGCCGCCGATTCAGGTCACGACGGACAAGGACGGCAAAGAAGTTGTCACAGCCAGTCCGGTTCACGAGATCAAGACGGCACGACCCTATGACACGCCTTACCTCAAGGGAGTCGACCAGTTTTACTACCGGTTGAAAAAGGTGACCGAATCTCGGGTGCAGAAGTCGCTGTTCCTGTGGAAGCTGAACGACTCTAAACTGAAGCGCCTCGACGAACTTTTTTTTCAAGTCGAACCGGTACCCGGGAAGAGCCTGAAGTCTGACTTTGCCAGTCACAACCCGTTCGAAGTCTTTCAGGCAATCCCTGCGCGGTCGCGGGCCCTGTTCATGGTAGAGAACTCTCACCTGATCGTCAGCGGCATGATTCGCGGGCCGGTCTGTGTCGGGAACCTGGCGACTTACGCCATTAAAGATAATTTCTGGGTCTTTTTTGTCGATCCCGCACATGATCCGTCCGTATTGAAGCCGGAACTCGGTCTGCAGTCGTGGAATGATTTCATGGGGTATGGCATCACGGGCAATGTCAAATACAACGATGCCTATAACCGGATGCTGGATAAATACAAACCGACGGGTTATGAGATCAACGACATCTGGGACGGGAATCAGAAAAACTCGAACGCCTGGCTGACCATTCTGCGCAATGAAACCAACGCGACCGTACTGCGGGGACGACAGGGGGGGATTCCGCCCACGTTCTGGCTGATCGATTACAGCGGCTTCGAGCGACTTTACTACTCGCTGGTGGTCAACTATGAATATTATGGCAGCGTCGAACAAAAGCTGTCTACCTGGGAATTCATGAGCCGGCTACGGCAGGAGTTTGAAGACAACTTTCTCCGGTTGCTCCCTGTGGATGAACGTCAGAGATATCGTGACCTCTGGACACGGGGCATCGGTCAGGAACTGCTGTTCCGAATGCCGTTTCCCGGCGAAAACGTCGGCAAGGGGCTCGAGGTAGAAGGGACGGACCCCATTTCAGGTGTGCTGGGTAAGATTCAACGCCGCTTCACGGAAGTGGTCAGCGGCCCACACGACCTGCTCAATCCCGGCAGGAAACCGGACGTCAAATTGTCCGATCCGATAGACGACTTCGCAGGCTGGGAAGCGGCTGTCTCCACGCTCACCATGCGGACCCAGCTCACGTTCACACGGTTTTTGCCCAGCAACACGTTTGTGCGTTTGACCAAAGGAAAAGAAAGCCGCGTCTACTCGCTGGTGGCGAATCGTTCGTATGCCTTTAACAACGTCGTGTTCGACGAAAACGGCGCCCGGCAACCCGAGCTGGATACAGTGAGTGCCTACCACGGACTCGTCGGCGACTTTCCCAATTTGATCATTGATCTGAAACTCGAAGACGCATCGGCGTTTCTCACAGAGCTCGACGCCGTTTCGACTACAGAGGAATGGACTGCCTGGAAAACGAAGTTCGGCACACTCCGCAACATGGCCGGCTTCTGGCCGCTGCTGGACTGGTTAACCGACTGGAATTTTTCGAATCGCCAACCCGACGCCGGCTACTTCGATTTGAAATATTACATGCTGCTCGATTCGATGCATTGA
- a CDS encoding bestrophin, whose product MAADAELNLSFIEKKLGTLGRISLYAGLFGVYSLIPVLKDHIDFLATFGVAPDVIDDVKNMGDVSSDIHTTLGLVLGLLLVFRTNSSYSRWWEARKLWGKLVNISRNMAIKFREFSNFGSDELRELGDLIVAFPEALRDHLREDDDFDMFPEIEQIDPPPRHIPAYISDLIYRRVIGWKRSGLIDGDELRILDSETRELMEICGGCERIRRTRLSPSYRLFVRHCIGLYLCTLPWGLVEDFDFWTIPITIILAYFMIGIEVIAHSVEEPFGLDEDDLDLDGLCITIRSTVNEILDRFGKNAGEIARPGTSSISFEQPPS is encoded by the coding sequence ATGGCTGCTGATGCAGAACTGAACCTGTCGTTCATTGAGAAAAAACTGGGGACACTGGGGCGTATTTCTCTCTACGCGGGATTATTTGGCGTTTATAGTCTCATACCAGTCCTGAAAGATCATATCGACTTTCTTGCTACCTTTGGAGTCGCCCCCGACGTGATTGATGATGTCAAGAATATGGGTGACGTATCATCTGACATCCACACCACTCTTGGTTTGGTGCTGGGTTTATTATTAGTCTTCCGAACGAACAGCTCGTATTCTCGTTGGTGGGAGGCGCGCAAGTTGTGGGGGAAACTGGTCAATATCAGCCGTAACATGGCCATCAAATTTCGTGAGTTTTCGAACTTTGGTTCCGATGAACTTCGCGAATTGGGAGATCTGATTGTTGCCTTTCCCGAAGCGCTGCGCGATCACCTGCGTGAAGACGACGATTTTGACATGTTTCCGGAAATCGAGCAGATCGATCCGCCCCCACGGCATATACCAGCGTATATTTCTGATTTGATCTACCGCCGCGTGATTGGCTGGAAACGCTCCGGCTTAATTGACGGCGACGAACTCCGGATTCTGGATTCCGAGACCCGTGAATTGATGGAGATCTGTGGCGGTTGTGAACGCATTCGTCGTACCCGGCTTTCGCCTTCGTATCGATTGTTCGTGCGGCACTGTATCGGATTGTATTTGTGTACGCTGCCTTGGGGACTTGTAGAGGATTTTGATTTCTGGACGATCCCGATCACAATTATTCTGGCTTACTTCATGATCGGGATTGAAGTGATTGCGCATTCTGTAGAAGAGCCGTTTGGTCTGGATGAAGACGATTTGGACCTGGACGGTTTATGCATCACGATACGTTCTACGGTGAACGAAATTCTGGACCGCTTCGGAAAGAACGCGGGCGAAATCGCTCGGCCGGGAACGTCTTCGATTTCCTTTGAACAGCCCCCTTCTTAA
- a CDS encoding histone deacetylase family protein, whose amino-acid sequence MLTVFSNDQLLHEGKSEFHRGQLLPCFESPKRAELILAELQANKSGDIIAPDRFGLEPVLRIHDAAYVEFLQTAFDRWHTIHPDCDALPHTWNMRGARDILPNNIYGQLGYYSCDASTPIMAHTWQAAKASADAAIMAQRLVMQGHRSAFALTRPPGHHATSNVYGGYCYLNNAAIAAQAFLDGDAKQVAILDIDYHHGNGTQIIFEDRNDVLVVSIHANPAEAYPYFLGYADETGTGAGKGYNLNLPLPDGTDWNSYQGALETALAAISRFTPDYLVVSLGVDTYAGDPISSFKLSSNDFSKLGHHLGKADFPTLILMEGGYAVDNIGCNVVKVLTGFEDAI is encoded by the coding sequence ATGTTGACTGTATTTAGCAATGATCAACTGCTTCATGAAGGCAAGAGCGAATTTCATCGCGGTCAATTGCTCCCCTGCTTCGAATCACCAAAACGCGCTGAACTGATTCTAGCCGAACTGCAGGCAAATAAATCGGGGGACATCATCGCCCCCGATCGCTTTGGATTAGAACCAGTCTTGCGGATTCACGATGCGGCTTATGTGGAGTTTCTGCAAACCGCATTCGACAGGTGGCATACCATTCATCCCGATTGCGATGCCCTCCCCCACACCTGGAACATGCGCGGGGCCCGTGACATCTTACCCAACAACATCTACGGTCAACTCGGCTACTATTCCTGCGACGCGAGCACACCGATCATGGCACATACCTGGCAGGCCGCAAAAGCGTCAGCAGACGCCGCGATCATGGCGCAACGTCTCGTTATGCAGGGACACCGTTCCGCATTTGCCTTAACGCGGCCCCCAGGTCACCATGCGACCTCAAACGTGTACGGCGGTTATTGCTATCTCAACAATGCCGCCATCGCAGCGCAAGCTTTTCTGGACGGAGACGCCAAGCAAGTCGCCATTCTGGACATCGACTATCATCACGGCAATGGAACCCAGATTATCTTCGAAGACAGAAACGACGTGCTCGTGGTTTCAATTCACGCCAACCCTGCCGAAGCCTATCCCTACTTCCTGGGATATGCAGACGAAACAGGCACCGGTGCAGGCAAAGGCTATAACCTGAATCTGCCACTCCCAGACGGTACTGACTGGAACTCGTATCAAGGTGCACTGGAAACAGCCCTGGCTGCAATCTCGCGGTTTACTCCTGACTATCTTGTCGTCTCACTCGGAGTCGACACCTACGCCGGCGATCCCATTTCAAGTTTCAAACTCAGCTCGAACGACTTTTCCAAATTGGGCCACCATCTCGGCAAAGCAGATTTCCCAACCTTGATCCTGATGGAAGGCGGCTACGCAGTCGACAACATCGGCTGCAACGTAGTCAAAGTACTGACAGGCTTCGAAGACGCAATCTGA
- a CDS encoding sodium/solute symporter — protein sequence MIYEPSLMAVLIFGAIVAVTLGLSFWLGAKAKSAKGYFAAGGGIHWFVNGVAFAGDYLSAASFLGICGMIAFYGYDGFLYSIGYLAGWIVALFVIAEPLKRMGRFTFADALDSKFQSRGIKLAAAISTLVVSIFYLIPQMVGAGALITPLLGFPHYVGVLMVGTIVILIVVTAGMVSTTYVQFLKGSLLVIFSTVLTVLILQRGLTTDPENNGKPTHHFEILGPTAADDIEHWRSELDLNEQDSLIPLNQGPWEDKGILQLTRADKVSYWKLTEDADNQFFLSETQYRQTNENGSIVINGLPQGTGEGETDFYPVGRISKLPGDKTETGALGPAEFLSTIRESEIILWGSETIKEDDGSVITVYYPKPTSGKKVLSPGNHPKFAGIRGTDLKGKLNFLSLMLALFCGTASLPHILIRYYTVKDQASARKSTIVGIGSIGYFYILTLFMGLGAMTSGSLDVTNSNMAAPLLAKSIGDWLFAIISAIAFTTVLGTVSGLIIASSGAVVHDLMSSFMKIEMNDFAKVRIAKIASVVVGVIAIILGILFEKFNVNYLVGWAFSVAASANLPALVMLLFWPKTTKQGITAAIFAGMISSLGWILLSADSYKGIYGLDPETAIVPFSQPGLVTIPLGFIILIIVSLMTQPKSQDT from the coding sequence ATGATTTATGAACCTTCCCTCATGGCGGTGCTCATCTTTGGCGCCATCGTTGCCGTCACCCTCGGCCTCAGCTTCTGGCTGGGCGCAAAAGCAAAATCTGCCAAAGGCTACTTCGCTGCCGGCGGTGGGATTCACTGGTTTGTCAACGGCGTTGCTTTTGCCGGCGATTATCTGTCCGCTGCTTCGTTCCTCGGCATCTGCGGCATGATTGCCTTCTATGGATACGACGGTTTTTTGTACTCCATCGGTTATCTGGCCGGCTGGATTGTCGCCCTATTTGTGATTGCCGAACCACTCAAACGCATGGGACGCTTCACCTTCGCCGATGCACTCGACAGCAAATTTCAATCGCGGGGCATCAAACTCGCCGCCGCCATCAGCACACTCGTCGTCAGTATTTTTTATCTGATTCCGCAAATGGTCGGCGCCGGTGCGTTAATCACACCCCTGCTGGGCTTCCCACATTATGTCGGCGTGCTCATGGTGGGGACCATCGTGATTCTGATTGTGGTCACCGCCGGTATGGTCAGTACAACTTATGTGCAATTCCTCAAAGGCTCGCTGCTGGTTATCTTCAGTACCGTCCTGACCGTCCTGATTCTGCAACGCGGATTGACCACGGATCCCGAAAACAACGGCAAACCAACACACCATTTTGAGATCCTGGGCCCCACTGCCGCCGATGATATTGAACACTGGAGATCAGAGCTCGATCTCAACGAGCAGGACTCGCTCATTCCGTTGAATCAGGGTCCCTGGGAAGACAAAGGCATCCTGCAACTGACCCGAGCTGACAAAGTCTCCTACTGGAAACTCACCGAAGATGCAGACAATCAATTCTTCCTCTCCGAAACTCAGTATCGACAAACAAACGAGAACGGCTCGATTGTGATCAACGGGCTCCCCCAGGGAACCGGCGAAGGAGAAACCGATTTCTATCCCGTCGGTCGCATCAGCAAACTGCCCGGCGATAAAACGGAAACCGGTGCGCTCGGACCAGCCGAATTCCTGAGTACGATCCGGGAAAGTGAGATCATTCTCTGGGGCTCAGAAACGATCAAGGAAGACGACGGCTCTGTCATCACCGTCTATTACCCCAAACCCACATCAGGGAAAAAAGTCCTCAGCCCTGGAAATCACCCGAAATTCGCGGGCATCCGCGGGACTGACCTGAAAGGCAAACTAAACTTCCTCTCCTTGATGCTGGCACTATTTTGTGGAACGGCGTCCCTGCCTCATATCCTGATCCGCTACTACACGGTGAAAGATCAGGCCAGTGCCCGTAAAAGTACCATCGTCGGCATCGGCAGTATTGGTTACTTCTATATCCTGACCCTGTTTATGGGTCTGGGGGCGATGACCAGTGGCTCACTCGATGTGACCAACAGTAATATGGCAGCCCCCCTGCTCGCCAAGAGCATCGGCGACTGGTTATTCGCGATCATCTCTGCCATCGCCTTTACCACCGTGCTCGGAACCGTCAGCGGCCTGATTATCGCGTCCAGCGGCGCCGTCGTGCACGACCTGATGTCGAGCTTCATGAAAATCGAGATGAACGATTTCGCCAAAGTACGCATCGCAAAAATTGCGTCTGTGGTTGTCGGCGTTATCGCGATTATTCTCGGGATTCTGTTTGAGAAATTTAACGTGAACTATCTCGTCGGCTGGGCCTTCAGTGTCGCTGCCTCGGCGAACCTGCCCGCGCTCGTGATGCTCTTGTTCTGGCCTAAGACAACGAAGCAGGGAATCACAGCCGCCATCTTTGCCGGCATGATTTCTTCCCTCGGCTGGATTCTGCTCAGTGCCGACTCTTACAAAGGTATTTACGGACTCGATCCGGAAACCGCCATTGTTCCCTTCAGCCAACCTGGTCTGGTTACGATCCCACTCGGATTTATCATCCTGATCATCGTTTCATTAATGACACAACCCAAATCACAGGATACTTAA
- a CDS encoding PP2C family protein-serine/threonine phosphatase — protein MRILIGWDNPEECDLISLYLGVSENDLVICSTTEEFLEQALEKNAWDIILMSIMSPDPQTAFDHFEQIRQKHLDTPIVGACPTQGTFHVARFLTAGMRAYIIRDEGGDFMFLLETTLQSVVDSVKAERERFVAERLREEIESVRKLQESIIPSDLESPDRFDVTARYESSQIRVFGGQPVTLAGGDYYDVFMLDDENLVLLVGDASGHGMKACMSIMTMHTLVGMIRSNKYLDTAAFVSDVNNRLCNQAIVNDDGGFITLLYGILNARTNEFQWTSAGAPIPIVHELETNKVYELGTNDDGGLPLGIVPDVEYDIHTSIVPADSRLLIFTDGLAEAFPGEKETFGEFGIPGIMNSLQESRSNDLETALSNLFRDSNAFTDGSGRHDDTSVVLLGRKN, from the coding sequence ATGCGGATTCTGATCGGGTGGGATAATCCCGAAGAGTGTGATCTCATTTCTCTCTATCTGGGAGTGAGTGAGAATGACTTAGTCATCTGTTCTACGACGGAAGAATTTCTGGAGCAGGCATTAGAGAAAAACGCGTGGGACATCATTCTGATGTCGATCATGAGTCCTGATCCGCAGACGGCGTTTGATCATTTTGAACAGATCCGCCAGAAGCATCTTGATACGCCGATCGTGGGGGCCTGTCCGACTCAGGGGACCTTTCATGTCGCTCGCTTTTTAACCGCGGGCATGCGGGCTTATATCATCCGCGATGAAGGCGGCGACTTTATGTTCCTACTGGAAACCACGCTGCAGAGTGTGGTCGATTCCGTCAAAGCCGAACGTGAGCGATTTGTAGCAGAGCGTCTGCGTGAAGAAATCGAATCGGTGCGGAAATTACAGGAATCGATTATTCCCAGCGATCTGGAATCTCCCGATCGGTTTGATGTGACGGCCCGTTATGAGTCTTCGCAGATTCGCGTGTTTGGCGGTCAGCCTGTGACGCTTGCGGGGGGCGACTATTATGATGTGTTCATGCTCGACGATGAGAATCTGGTGTTGCTGGTGGGAGACGCATCGGGGCATGGGATGAAAGCCTGCATGTCGATTATGACGATGCATACCCTGGTGGGCATGATCCGTTCGAATAAGTATCTGGATACCGCGGCGTTTGTGTCAGATGTGAATAATCGTTTGTGTAACCAGGCAATTGTGAATGATGATGGTGGCTTCATAACGCTGCTGTACGGGATCTTGAATGCCAGGACGAATGAATTTCAATGGACGTCAGCCGGAGCGCCGATTCCGATTGTGCACGAGCTGGAAACCAACAAAGTGTATGAACTGGGAACGAATGATGACGGCGGTCTCCCGCTGGGCATCGTGCCTGATGTCGAATACGACATTCATACCTCCATTGTGCCTGCCGACAGCCGATTGCTGATTTTTACTGATGGACTGGCAGAAGCATTTCCCGGCGAAAAAGAGACGTTCGGCGAGTTCGGAATCCCCGGCATTATGAACTCTTTACAGGAGTCGCGGTCAAATGATTTGGAGACGGCGTTGTCCAATTTATTCCGCGATTCGAATGCTTTTACAGACGGATCTGGCAGACACGATGATACGTCTGTTGTGTTATTGGGCCGAAAAAATTAG
- a CDS encoding DUF695 domain-containing protein — translation MTEPQPEQEWLTATATEEDMTVLFRLLPEIPQDITPADFPARIEIIWNYQSPNETGMPGPEDLELMNQFEQKLVDAWQETALGFMTMLITGNQMCEWQWYLKDADQALVALNEAATELPPLPIDIHTETDPDWYAYSNFMRQVTE, via the coding sequence TTGACAGAGCCACAACCAGAACAAGAATGGTTAACCGCGACCGCCACTGAAGAGGACATGACCGTTCTGTTTCGACTCCTGCCGGAAATTCCGCAGGACATTACCCCAGCCGATTTTCCTGCGCGAATCGAGATCATCTGGAACTATCAGTCTCCCAACGAAACCGGCATGCCCGGACCGGAAGATCTGGAACTCATGAACCAGTTCGAACAGAAACTGGTTGACGCCTGGCAAGAGACAGCACTGGGCTTCATGACCATGCTAATTACGGGAAACCAGATGTGTGAATGGCAATGGTATCTCAAAGACGCCGACCAGGCTTTGGTGGCGCTGAATGAAGCAGCCACGGAACTGCCTCCGCTGCCGATCGATATTCACACCGAAACCGATCCTGACTGGTACGCCTATTCTAATTTCATGCGTCAGGTCACAGAGTAA